Proteins encoded in a region of the Thermococcus stetteri genome:
- a CDS encoding DUF1858 domain-containing protein, whose amino-acid sequence MMLDVRGLKPPQPALMIIEALEKLKTGERLEVIGDKPFVDMIPKLEEAGYEVELQKVGEFFVLKVTKTEESKGLTMEVEECDDEAVEITEDTNVAKLLKVYPESLDILVKYGFSPLQNSLMRKTLARTVTLGQAKKLIGMSDEKFREMMEELKGLEEGR is encoded by the coding sequence ATGATGCTCGACGTCAGGGGATTGAAACCTCCCCAGCCGGCTCTTATGATAATCGAAGCCCTGGAAAAGCTCAAGACCGGAGAGAGGCTTGAAGTAATCGGGGATAAGCCCTTTGTGGACATGATTCCAAAGCTTGAGGAAGCTGGATATGAAGTAGAGCTCCAGAAAGTTGGGGAGTTCTTCGTTCTGAAAGTGACCAAGACGGAGGAATCAAAGGGGCTCACCATGGAGGTGGAGGAGTGCGACGATGAAGCCGTAGAGATAACGGAAGATACCAACGTTGCAAAGCTCCTCAAGGTCTACCCCGAGTCCCTCGACATACTGGTGAAGTACGGCTTCTCACCGCTCCAGAACTCTCTGATGAGGAAGACCCTCGCGAGGACCGTTACCCTCGGGCAGGCGAAGAAGCTCATCGGCATGAGCGACGAGAAGTTCCGGGAGATGATGGAAGAACTGAAAGGGCTGGAAGAAGGTAGATAG
- a CDS encoding FprA family A-type flavoprotein, with protein sequence MKSVKLLEGVYWVGVKDWDRRMFDSLIPLPEGTSYNAYLVLGNEKSALIDTVNPGFERELEEKVNEIIPLGEIDYVVMNHAEPDHAGAIPYIMALNRKALLLTTEKGKELAKAYYGIPDGRIMVVKDGDEINLGGKTLRFIEAPWLHWPETMFTYLVEDKVLFPCDFFGAHTPHGLYDDEVPSIIEYAQRYFGEIMMPFSGMAKRALEKLKGLEIKMIAPSHGPIYRNPKRILNAYEKWVNGETKEKVLVAYVSMWGSNRELAKELADILVAKGLDVRVHDLVSADIGELAKDLVDSRAIVLAAPTVLGSAHPLAVYASYLVKALRPPAKYAVLIGSHGWHGRSIDAILEILKGASFELLGTLDVHARPKEEDYEALHSLADLLAEKVMEVN encoded by the coding sequence ATGAAAAGTGTGAAGTTACTCGAAGGTGTTTACTGGGTTGGTGTAAAGGACTGGGACAGGAGGATGTTCGATTCCCTCATCCCCCTTCCCGAGGGAACTTCCTACAACGCATACCTCGTGCTCGGTAACGAAAAGAGTGCTCTCATAGATACGGTAAACCCGGGTTTTGAGAGGGAACTTGAGGAAAAAGTCAATGAGATAATCCCTCTTGGGGAGATAGACTACGTGGTTATGAACCATGCTGAACCTGATCACGCGGGTGCAATACCCTATATAATGGCGCTTAACAGGAAGGCTCTTCTCCTCACAACGGAAAAGGGAAAAGAGCTCGCGAAAGCTTACTACGGTATTCCCGATGGGAGGATAATGGTCGTAAAGGACGGTGATGAGATAAACCTCGGCGGCAAAACGCTCCGCTTTATAGAGGCCCCATGGCTTCACTGGCCGGAGACAATGTTTACCTATCTCGTCGAAGATAAGGTCCTCTTCCCGTGCGACTTCTTTGGTGCCCATACTCCCCACGGCCTTTACGATGATGAAGTCCCATCCATAATAGAGTACGCGCAGAGGTACTTCGGCGAAATCATGATGCCCTTCTCGGGTATGGCTAAAAGGGCCCTGGAAAAACTCAAAGGGCTGGAGATAAAGATGATAGCACCGAGCCATGGGCCCATTTACAGAAACCCGAAGAGAATCCTAAATGCCTACGAAAAGTGGGTTAACGGGGAGACAAAAGAGAAGGTGCTTGTGGCTTACGTAAGCATGTGGGGCTCCAACAGGGAGCTGGCGAAAGAATTGGCGGATATTCTGGTGGCCAAAGGGCTTGACGTTAGGGTGCACGATCTCGTAAGTGCCGACATTGGAGAGCTTGCAAAGGATCTCGTCGATTCAAGGGCTATAGTACTGGCGGCTCCAACGGTGCTTGGAAGTGCCCATCCGCTCGCCGTTTATGCTTCCTACCTCGTGAAGGCCCTAAGGCCCCCCGCAAAGTATGCCGTCTTAATAGGCTCCCACGGGTGGCACGGGAGAAGTATAGATGCAATTCTGGAGATCCTGAAGGGTGCAAGCTTTGAACTGCTTGGAACGCTCGATGTTCACGCAAGGCCGAAGGAGGAGGACTATGAGGCCCTTCACAGTTTGGCTGACCTCCTGGCTGAAAAGGTTATGGAGGTGAATTAG